GCCCGCAGACAACTGAATGATGAGATGGATCGATGAAATCCGGCCCGACTTTGAACGGCTGGACCACGAGCCCCCTCGCCCGAAGTGCCGCCATGATCCCAGAAGCGGTGGTCGTTTTTCCGCATCCGCTGTGCGTGCCGGCAATTACTATGCGGGGTATGCTGGTGCTTTGTCTAATCATAATCGTTTACCTTATATCAGTTTAAGTTTAACTTTATAGAATTATATCTTATTAATAGATACTTGGTGTTTTATGCATATTATGGAAGGGTTTCTGCCAAGCCCATGGTGGCAGTTTTGGGCGCTCCTCGCTGCGGTTTGTGTTTTGGCAGGCATGGTCGCGCTTATCAGACTTGTAAAGAGAAATCCGGAGTCACTGCCGCTTCTCGGACTTGCCGGAGCCTGTGTTTTTATCCTTTCATCCCTGAAACTTCCTTCCGTAGGATCCTCATCGCATGCGACCGGCACTGGATTCGGTGCGATACTATTCGGACCTGCGGTTTGTTCTGTGTTCTGCACAATAGTATTAGTATTCCAGGCACTTCTTCTTGCACACGGAGGGATCACCACACTCGGCGCCAACATCATCTCGATGGGTGTTGCCGGCCCGCTTGCCGCCTGTATCATTTTTAAAATAGGCCATCTGATTCGACCCGAATTTAGTATCAGGAGTTTTTCGGTCACCGTATTTTGCGCTGCTGCGGCGGCAGATTTGGTCACTTACATGATGACCTCTCTTCAACTCGCACTTGCCTACCCGCGGCTGAAGGTTGCGTTCTTGCCTCATTTGCTGTTTACCTCGGGATCTTCAGCATAACGCAGATTCCTCTTGCCGTTCTTGAGGGCATACTCATTGTTCTTATGATGAGATTTGTGATCAGGATACGTCCGGATATCTTTGTCTCCCTCGACATTCTGTCGAAAAAAGAGACACGCATACTTCTTCCGGATTATGATCAGAAAAAGTCACCAATATCGAAAAACAAATGGATAATTACCGGAATCATTGTCGTGCTGCTTACAGCCTCCCTTGCATTCCTGCTTTCAGGACTCGGACTCCAGTCAGGATCTGATGATCTGGTCGCAGAAACGCTGATCGATCTGGGAAATCTTCCGGTCTTTGATCCGCTGAATCTTGTCTCCGAGGATATGCACGGCTGGCTCTTTGCTCTTCAGGCCGGAATCGGCGCTGCTGTCCTTGTCTTATGTCTCTATCTATTGAGAACCAGATCGGCAGCCCGAGGGTCTGCAAAGAAACCCCACACCATCTTCGATGAACATATTCTCGATGATGTGGCGATCGCAAGTCCTCTTCGGCAGGTTTCGGCCTGGCTTAAACTTCTGTTCTGTCTGTCAGCGATCATAATCGGCGTGACCTCGCCGCTTCCGTATCTCCCGCTGTTTATTGCAGCGGTCATGATCTTTGCGGCACTCGTCATCGCTAAAGTCAGTCCGCGTCTTTACGGATCTCTCCTGACGATCCCCCTGGTTTTTGCCGGGACGGGAGCTGCGGTGATTTTGCTCATCACCGGCGGCGGTGAGACGCTTGTCGACTTTTTCCGCATCGGAACATTTCATTTTCAGATTACTACGACCTCGCTTGAACTGGCTGGACTGGTCTTATCCAGGACTCTGGCCGGTATGTGCTCGCTCTACTTCCTGACCCTTACCACGCCGATAACATCGCTTTTTTCTGTTCTCCAGAAGATGCGGATGCCTCAGGCATTCATCGACTTGTCCATGCTGATTTACCGGTATATCTTCGTCTTTATCGGCGAGGCGATCGCGATTCACAATGCGCAGATCATGCGGGGAGGATACGGCACATGGAAAAATTAT
The sequence above is a segment of the uncultured Methanocorpusculum sp. genome. Coding sequences within it:
- the cbiQ gene encoding cobalt ECF transporter T component CbiQ gives rise to the protein MIRIRPDIFVSLDILSKKETRILLPDYDQKKSPISKNKWIITGIIVVLLTASLAFLLSGLGLQSGSDDLVAETLIDLGNLPVFDPLNLVSEDMHGWLFALQAGIGAAVLVLCLYLLRTRSAARGSAKKPHTIFDEHILDDVAIASPLRQVSAWLKLLFCLSAIIIGVTSPLPYLPLFIAAVMIFAALVIAKVSPRLYGSLLTIPLVFAGTGAAVILLITGGGETLVDFFRIGTFHFQITTTSLELAGLVLSRTLAGMCSLYFLTLTTPITSLFSVLQKMRMPQAFIDLSMLIYRYIFVFIGEAIAIHNAQIMRGGYGTWKNYLTSFSMLASMLFIRTWEKGEAIFVSMDARCYDGCMALPEEDGHVTTLAAVSVFLFIALIFGLLCAEMLLL
- a CDS encoding energy-coupling factor ABC transporter permease — encoded protein: MHIMEGFLPSPWWQFWALLAAVCVLAGMVALIRLVKRNPESLPLLGLAGACVFILSSLKLPSVGSSSHATGTGFGAILFGPAVCSVFCTIVLVFQALLLAHGGITTLGANIISMGVAGPLAACIIFKIGHLIRPEFSIRSFSVTVFCAAAAADLVTYMMTSLQLALAYPRLKVAFLPHLLFTSGSSA